The Fibrobacter sp. UWR4 DNA segment AGCACCTTGTCGTCGGCCTTGGGAGAAATACCTTCGGCATCCTTCAGGATCTTGTACTGGACTCCCTTGGGAGTCACCTTCACGGTAGTGTCCATAATGTTCTTTGCCAGGAACTGGGCCTGTTCATCCAGAGTCTTCTGGGCGGCAGCCTTGGCATCCGCATCCTTCTTGGCCTGCATCTTCAGGAGAAGTTCCTGCAGGGCGGATTCAGCGACGGAATCCGTCAGCAATGCAGGGCGGGTGGAATCCACCTGGTCGCTAATGGCATCCATCACCAGTTTCATGTTCAGCGGGACATTGATATTGGCCACAGCCTTACCCAGATCCATACCCAGGGCATAGCTATAGCGGTTTACCGGATCGTTCATGTCGGCAACAACGCGGGCGGGAGCCGCAGGGGCCGCGGGAGCGGCCGCAGGTTCCACAGCCGGCTTGGGAGAGCCGCTGCAGGCGACCAGGAAACCGGTCAGAGCCAGAGTGGAAAACAAAGCTAACTGCTTGACTGTCAACTTAATAGCCATTTTTTTATCCTTCGGGGTCAAATTTTTGCCCCTAAAATAGGTTTTTGCGCCCCAAAAGAACACCTGGAGAACTCTTTTTGACGCATCTTTAGCCCCAAAATAGCGAAAAAATGGC contains these protein-coding regions:
- a CDS encoding FKBP-type peptidyl-prolyl cis-trans isomerase, whose amino-acid sequence is MAIKLTVKQLALFSTLALTGFLVACSGSPKPAVEPAAAPAAPAAPARVVADMNDPVNRYSYALGMDLGKAVANINVPLNMKLVMDAISDQVDSTRPALLTDSVAESALQELLLKMQAKKDADAKAAAQKTLDEQAQFLAKNIMDTTVKVTPKGVQYKILKDAEGISPKADDKVLVHYVGALLDGTEFDNSVKRGEPQEFPVGAVIEGWQDLLQVMKEGQKVKAWIPSALAYGEEGVSSIIPANSMLVFEVELLKVNVTNPEPAPEAAPAEAPSEAPKAEAAPQK